Proteins encoded within one genomic window of Amycolatopsis sp. 2-15:
- the serA gene encoding phosphoglycerate dehydrogenase, with product MTKPSKPVVLIAEKLAPSVLSVFGDEVEVRHVDGTDRPALLEAVKSADALLVRSATKVDAEVLGATTQLKVVARAGVGLDNVEVPAATERGVLVVNAPTSNIVSAAEHAVALLLAVARRVPAADQSLRGGEWKRSSFSGVELNGKTIGVVGLGKIGQLFSQRLAAFGTKLIAYDPYVSAARAAQLGIELVPLDELLARADAISIHLPKTPETKGLIDVEALKKTKPGVIIVNAARGGLIVEEALADAIRSGHVGGAGIDVFVTEPTTASPLFELPNVVVTPHLGASTSEAQDRAGTDVARSVLLALRGDFVPDAVNVSGGGAVGEHVRPYLSLTQKLGTVLTALSPKAPTSVTVEVKGELSSEDTSVLQLAALRGVFAGVVDDQVTFVNAPRLAEELGVQVDLVTETESPKFRSLVTVRAVHADGATLTVSGSVTGKDEVEKIVEVNGRHFDLRAEGNVLLLEYPDRPGVMGRVGTLLGEAGINIEAAQISQTTDGSDAVMLLRVDRHVDSNVLEPIGATVGAHTIRAVDFN from the coding sequence GTGACCAAGCCCAGCAAACCCGTCGTCCTCATCGCGGAGAAGCTCGCGCCTTCCGTGCTGAGTGTGTTCGGTGACGAGGTAGAGGTCCGGCATGTGGACGGCACGGACCGTCCCGCGCTGCTGGAGGCGGTGAAGAGTGCCGACGCGCTCCTGGTGCGATCCGCCACGAAGGTCGACGCCGAGGTACTCGGTGCGACCACGCAGCTCAAGGTCGTGGCCCGCGCCGGTGTCGGGCTGGACAACGTCGAGGTGCCCGCCGCCACCGAGCGTGGCGTGCTGGTGGTCAACGCCCCGACGTCGAACATCGTGTCCGCCGCCGAGCACGCCGTGGCGTTGCTGCTGGCCGTGGCCCGCCGGGTGCCGGCCGCCGACCAGAGCCTGCGCGGTGGCGAGTGGAAGCGCAGCTCGTTCTCGGGCGTCGAGCTCAACGGCAAGACCATCGGTGTCGTCGGCCTCGGCAAGATCGGCCAGCTGTTCAGCCAGCGTCTCGCCGCGTTCGGCACGAAGCTGATCGCGTACGACCCCTACGTCTCGGCCGCCCGCGCCGCGCAGCTCGGCATCGAGCTCGTGCCGCTCGACGAGCTGCTGGCGCGCGCCGACGCGATCTCCATCCACCTGCCGAAGACGCCGGAGACCAAGGGCCTCATCGACGTCGAGGCGCTCAAGAAGACCAAGCCGGGCGTGATCATCGTCAACGCCGCGCGCGGTGGCCTGATCGTCGAGGAGGCGCTGGCCGACGCGATCCGCAGCGGCCACGTCGGCGGCGCGGGCATCGACGTGTTCGTCACCGAGCCCACCACCGCCAGCCCGCTGTTCGAGCTGCCCAACGTGGTCGTCACCCCGCACCTGGGCGCGTCCACCTCAGAGGCGCAGGACCGCGCGGGCACCGACGTCGCCCGTTCCGTGCTGCTGGCGCTGCGCGGCGACTTCGTGCCGGACGCGGTGAACGTCTCGGGCGGCGGCGCCGTCGGCGAGCACGTGCGGCCGTACCTGTCGCTCACGCAGAAGCTGGGCACGGTGCTCACCGCGCTGAGCCCGAAGGCGCCGACGTCGGTGACCGTCGAGGTCAAGGGCGAGCTGTCCAGCGAGGACACCTCGGTGCTGCAGCTCGCGGCGCTGCGCGGAGTCTTCGCCGGTGTCGTCGACGATCAGGTCACGTTCGTCAACGCGCCGCGGCTCGCCGAGGAGCTGGGCGTGCAGGTGGACCTCGTCACCGAGACCGAGAGCCCGAAGTTCCGCAGCCTCGTCACGGTGCGTGCGGTCCACGCGGACGGCGCCACACTGACCGTGTCCGGTTCGGTGACCGGCAAGGACGAGGTCGAGAAGATCGTCGAGGTCAACGGCCGGCACTTCGACCTGCGCGCCGAGGGCAACGTGCTGCTGCTCGAGTACCCGGACCGCCCGGGCGTGATGGGCCGCGTCGGCACGCTGCTCGGCGAGGCCGGCATCAACATCGAGGCCGCGCAGATCAGTCAGACCACCGACGGTTCCGACGCCGTGATGCTGTTGCGCGTCGACCGCCACGTGGACAGCAACGTCCTGGAGCCGATCGGCGCCACCGTGGGTGCGCACACGATCCGCGCGGTGGACTTCAACTAG
- a CDS encoding ankyrin repeat domain-containing protein, translated as MATLPAKPDLAQLRKRAKELARAESIKLSEAQFRVARGHGFPSWPKLQAYVRRVAEGGPNLQHAYHVDTEYYSERALGLLASAEDGTAGAREAFARHRQPLTREGARTVVAKKHGFGSWRGLREHVAALADSGEPFAWAFRLLEARDVDGLAAVVDEFPELVHARGTNGNDLLGMAGATCDERLARILLERGADPARGNAHGWTPLHQAAHSNLPLFADLLLDAGAPLDVSARGDGGTPLVVALFWGNRTVAEKLATRERSPRNLRVAAGIGDVELLDELVRPNGTLAPAAGAHREFYRPHSGFPLWRPGDDPREILDEALGWAARNDRSDALRTLAERGADLDADVYRGTALTWAAAQGKVAAVRTLLDLGADVNRVGTFGGPRHGVGITALHLAAQNNRLDVIEVLVQAGADLDARDGLWNSTPEGWADACDSPAARDLLANAR; from the coding sequence ATGGCCACGTTGCCGGCAAAACCCGATCTCGCCCAGTTGCGCAAACGCGCGAAAGAGCTGGCGCGCGCCGAGTCGATCAAGTTGTCCGAGGCGCAGTTCCGCGTCGCGCGCGGGCACGGGTTTCCGAGTTGGCCGAAGTTGCAGGCGTACGTCCGGCGCGTCGCCGAGGGCGGACCGAACCTGCAGCACGCCTACCACGTCGACACCGAGTACTACAGCGAACGCGCCCTCGGGCTGCTCGCGTCCGCCGAGGACGGGACGGCCGGGGCGCGCGAGGCGTTCGCGCGTCACCGGCAGCCGTTGACGCGTGAGGGCGCGCGGACGGTCGTCGCCAAGAAGCACGGGTTCGGGTCGTGGCGCGGGTTGCGCGAGCACGTCGCGGCGTTGGCGGACAGTGGTGAGCCGTTCGCGTGGGCGTTTCGCCTCCTGGAGGCGAGGGACGTCGACGGACTGGCGGCGGTGGTCGACGAGTTCCCGGAGCTCGTCCACGCGCGTGGCACCAACGGCAACGACCTCCTCGGCATGGCCGGCGCCACCTGCGACGAACGGCTCGCGCGCATCCTGCTCGAACGCGGCGCCGATCCCGCACGGGGCAACGCCCACGGCTGGACCCCGTTGCACCAGGCCGCCCACAGCAATCTGCCACTGTTCGCCGACCTGCTGCTCGACGCCGGCGCGCCACTCGACGTGTCGGCGCGCGGCGACGGCGGAACTCCGCTCGTCGTCGCGTTGTTCTGGGGAAACCGGACCGTGGCCGAAAAACTGGCGACGCGCGAGCGGTCCCCTCGCAACCTCCGTGTCGCAGCGGGTATCGGGGACGTCGAGCTGCTGGACGAGCTCGTCCGTCCGAACGGGACACTCGCGCCGGCGGCGGGTGCGCACCGTGAGTTCTACCGGCCCCACAGTGGTTTCCCCCTGTGGCGCCCCGGCGACGATCCCCGGGAGATCCTCGACGAAGCCCTCGGCTGGGCAGCGCGCAACGACCGCTCCGACGCTCTGCGCACGCTCGCCGAGCGCGGCGCGGACCTCGACGCCGACGTCTACCGCGGCACCGCCCTCACCTGGGCCGCCGCGCAGGGCAAAGTCGCCGCCGTGCGGACGTTGCTGGACCTGGGCGCGGACGTGAACCGCGTCGGGACCTTCGGCGGTCCGCGGCATGGCGTCGGCATCACCGCCCTGCACCTCGCCGCGCAGAACAACCGGCTCGACGTCATCGAGGTCCTCGTCCAGGCGGGCGCCGACCTCGACGCGCGCGACGGCCTCTGGAACTCCACCCCCGAAGGCTGGGCCGACGCGTGCGACAGCCCCGCCGCGCGCGACCTGCTGGCGAACGCCCGATAG
- a CDS encoding nuclear transport factor 2 family protein, whose translation MTTPREVFERLSEGITAGRFDELSQLYAENTVVEHPTAIPVSGRIEGREAVHERFVGGSGTTLRLSASDVVVHETTDPEVIVAEYRYTVESSLSGEKTETDNIQVLRVRDGLIVHSRDYHDYLRMAAVQGAVAGLTDAYAQVPPHEPGPVQPRPARLADRKSPLGVFQRLCYGVSDQRWSELPDLYAEVTEVRHPFLPGAPALKSREDLRTHFALAGEIGIRMQATDLVTHQGTDPEVLIGEFAYEGQLGATPFRVNNIFALRVRDGEIVESRDYGDHPALAAATGRLPELLDRVTA comes from the coding sequence ATGACCACACCCCGAGAGGTCTTCGAGCGGCTCTCCGAGGGCATCACCGCCGGCCGGTTCGACGAACTATCCCAGCTCTACGCGGAGAACACCGTCGTAGAGCACCCCACCGCGATCCCTGTCTCCGGCCGCATCGAGGGGCGGGAAGCGGTGCACGAGCGGTTCGTGGGCGGCTCGGGGACGACGCTGCGGCTGTCGGCGAGCGACGTCGTCGTCCACGAGACGACGGACCCGGAGGTGATCGTCGCCGAGTACCGGTACACGGTGGAATCGTCGCTCAGCGGCGAAAAGACCGAGACCGACAACATCCAGGTGCTGCGCGTGCGCGACGGACTGATCGTCCACAGCCGCGACTACCACGACTACCTGCGCATGGCCGCCGTCCAGGGCGCGGTGGCCGGCCTTACCGACGCGTACGCGCAGGTTCCGCCTCACGAGCCCGGCCCGGTCCAGCCGCGGCCGGCGCGGCTCGCCGACCGCAAGAGCCCGCTGGGCGTGTTCCAACGGCTCTGTTACGGAGTTTCCGACCAGCGCTGGTCGGAGCTGCCCGACCTCTACGCCGAGGTCACCGAGGTCCGCCACCCGTTCCTGCCGGGCGCGCCCGCGCTGAAGTCCCGCGAAGACCTGCGCACGCACTTCGCGCTGGCCGGGGAGATCGGCATCCGCATGCAGGCCACCGATCTCGTCACCCACCAGGGCACCGACCCCGAGGTGCTCATCGGCGAATTCGCCTACGAGGGGCAACTCGGCGCAACGCCGTTCCGCGTCAACAACATCTTCGCGCTGCGCGTGCGCGACGGGGAGATCGTCGAGTCCCGCGACTACGGCGACCACCCGGCGCTCGCGGCCGCGACCGGCCGGCTCCCGGAGCTGCTCGACCGCGTGACCGCCTAG
- a CDS encoding DUF397 domain-containing protein codes for MSDQPVDDKAHIRHELDLTDAPWIRAEPEGVTLEDCVEYAFVPHTDGVTYVAMRQSSKPDGVVLVFTPSEWDAFVKGVRDGEFDLPEDLEA; via the coding sequence ATGAGTGATCAGCCCGTCGACGACAAGGCGCACATCCGGCACGAGCTGGACCTCACCGACGCCCCTTGGATCAGGGCCGAGCCTGAAGGCGTCACGCTCGAGGACTGCGTGGAGTACGCGTTCGTGCCGCACACCGACGGCGTCACGTACGTCGCGATGCGCCAGTCGTCCAAACCGGACGGCGTGGTGCTCGTGTTCACGCCGTCGGAGTGGGACGCGTTCGTGAAGGGCGTCCGCGACGGTGAGTTCGACCTGCCCGAGGACCTCGAGGCCTGA
- the ilvC gene encoding ketol-acid reductoisomerase, with the protein MAVEIFYDDDADLSIIQGRKVAVIGYGSQGHAHSLSLRDSGVDVRIGLPEGSKSRAKAEEQGLRVLNVAEAAAEADLIMILAPDTKQRFIYSEDIAPNLKDGDAIFFGHGFNIRYDLIKPPGNVDVAMVAPKGPGHLVRRQFVDGKGVPCLIAVEQDATGGAQALALSYAAAIGGARAGVIKTTFTEETETDLFGEQAVLCGGASALVQTGFEVLTEAGYAPEIAYFEVLHELKLIVDLMYEGGIARQRYSISDTAEYGDLTRGPRVISPAVKEEMKKILGEIQDGTFAREWVAEDEAGRPNFIKLEEQGNQHPIEETGKKLRALMSWVDRPITETA; encoded by the coding sequence ATGGCAGTGGAAATCTTCTACGACGACGACGCGGACCTTTCGATCATCCAGGGTCGCAAGGTCGCCGTGATCGGCTACGGCAGTCAGGGCCACGCCCACTCGCTGAGCCTGCGTGACTCCGGTGTCGACGTCCGCATCGGCCTGCCGGAGGGGTCGAAGTCGCGGGCGAAAGCCGAGGAGCAGGGCCTGCGCGTGCTGAACGTCGCCGAGGCCGCGGCCGAGGCCGACCTGATCATGATCCTCGCGCCGGACACGAAGCAGCGCTTCATCTACTCCGAGGACATCGCGCCGAACCTGAAGGACGGCGACGCGATCTTCTTCGGCCACGGCTTCAACATCCGCTACGACCTGATCAAGCCGCCGGGCAACGTCGATGTCGCCATGGTCGCGCCGAAGGGCCCGGGTCACCTCGTGCGCCGCCAGTTCGTGGACGGCAAGGGCGTGCCCTGCCTGATCGCGGTGGAGCAGGACGCGACCGGTGGCGCCCAGGCGCTGGCCCTGTCGTACGCGGCGGCCATCGGTGGTGCGCGTGCGGGTGTCATCAAGACGACGTTCACCGAGGAGACCGAGACCGACCTCTTCGGTGAGCAGGCCGTGCTCTGCGGTGGCGCGTCGGCGCTCGTGCAGACGGGCTTCGAGGTGCTGACCGAGGCCGGTTACGCCCCGGAGATCGCCTACTTCGAGGTGCTGCACGAGCTCAAGCTGATCGTCGACCTCATGTACGAGGGCGGCATCGCGCGTCAGCGTTACTCGATCTCCGACACCGCCGAGTACGGCGACCTCACCCGCGGCCCGCGCGTGATCTCGCCGGCGGTCAAGGAAGAGATGAAGAAGATCCTGGGCGAGATCCAGGACGGCACCTTCGCGCGCGAGTGGGTCGCCGAGGACGAGGCCGGGCGCCCGAACTTCATCAAGCTCGAGGAGCAGGGCAACCAGCACCCGATCGAGGAGACCGGCAAGAAGCTGCGCGCCCTCATGTCGTGGGTGGACCGCCCGATCACCGAGACCGCCTGA
- the ilvN gene encoding acetolactate synthase small subunit: protein MTVHTLSVLVENKPGVLARVSGLFSRRGFNIESLAVGPTENPEVSRMTIVVAVEELPLEQVTKQLNKLVNVIKIVELEQSGAVQRELLLVKVRADATVRSQVLETVQLFRAKVVDVSPEALTVEATGTSDKIGALLRMLEPYGIRELVQSGMVAVGRGARSITATSPR from the coding sequence ATGACCGTCCACACATTGAGCGTGCTGGTCGAGAACAAGCCCGGCGTGCTCGCCCGGGTGTCCGGCCTGTTCTCCCGCCGCGGTTTCAACATCGAGTCCCTCGCCGTGGGCCCTACGGAAAACCCCGAGGTGTCCCGAATGACGATCGTGGTTGCCGTTGAAGAGCTACCGCTCGAACAGGTGACCAAACAGCTCAACAAGCTGGTCAACGTGATCAAGATCGTTGAGCTGGAACAGTCCGGCGCGGTGCAGCGTGAACTGCTGCTCGTGAAGGTCCGGGCCGACGCGACCGTGCGCAGCCAGGTCCTCGAGACCGTCCAGCTCTTCCGCGCCAAGGTGGTGGACGTGTCCCCGGAGGCGCTCACCGTCGAGGCGACCGGGACATCGGACAAGATCGGCGCACTGTTGCGCATGCTCGAGCCGTACGGCATCCGTGAGCTCGTGCAGTCCGGCATGGTCGCGGTGGGTCGCGGGGCCCGCTCGATCACCGCCACCTCGCCCCGCTGA
- a CDS encoding acetolactate synthase large subunit, with protein sequence MTSATSRSDAKPGPTAPGVPGARPKPAPPAGTPVRVTGAQSLVRSLEAVGAEVVFGIPGGTILPAYDPLLDSTKVRHVLVRHEQGAGHAATGYAQATGKVGVCMATSGPGATNLVTPLADANMDSVPVVAITGQQSRALIGTDAFQEADICGITMPITKHNFLVTDPAEIPRTIAEAFHLALTGRPGPVLVDIPKDVLQEMTSFSWPPEMRLPGYRPTLRPHGKQVREAAKLIANARRPVLYVGGGVIKAEASQQLLELAELTGIPVATTLMARGAFPDSHRQHVGMPGMHGSVAAVASMQRSDLLIALGARFDDRVTGAKSSFAPDAKVIHADIDPAEISKNRKADVPIVGDCNEIIGELIAAVKAEFEHGHRPDLTDWWTQVDSWRDTYPAGYEWPDDGSLSPQYVIERIGELAGPDAVFTAGVGQHQMWAAQFVKYEKPRTWINSGGLGTMGFAVPAAMGAQFGLPDTQVWAIDGDGCFQMTNQELATCAIEGAPIKVAVINNGNLGMIRQWQNLFYSERYSNSDLGTHKHRIPDFTLLAEALGCAGLRCETKEDVDATIRRAMEINDRPVVIDFVVGKDAQVWPMVAAGTGNDEIMAVRGIRPLFDDDEVSREAVETLEAVEAAAEGEDR encoded by the coding sequence ATGACCAGTGCCACGTCGCGCAGCGACGCGAAGCCCGGGCCGACCGCGCCCGGTGTCCCCGGAGCACGTCCGAAGCCGGCGCCGCCGGCGGGAACCCCGGTAAGGGTCACGGGCGCGCAGTCGCTCGTCCGCTCGCTCGAGGCCGTCGGCGCCGAAGTCGTCTTCGGCATTCCCGGTGGCACCATCCTCCCGGCGTACGACCCGCTGCTCGACTCCACCAAGGTCCGCCACGTCCTCGTCCGCCACGAGCAGGGTGCCGGGCACGCCGCCACCGGCTACGCCCAGGCGACCGGCAAGGTCGGCGTCTGCATGGCGACGTCGGGCCCGGGCGCCACGAACCTCGTCACCCCGCTGGCCGACGCCAACATGGACTCCGTGCCCGTCGTGGCCATCACGGGGCAGCAGTCGCGCGCGCTGATCGGCACCGACGCGTTCCAGGAAGCCGACATCTGCGGCATCACCATGCCGATCACCAAGCACAACTTCCTCGTCACCGATCCGGCGGAGATCCCGCGGACCATCGCCGAGGCGTTCCACCTCGCGCTCACGGGCCGACCCGGCCCGGTGTTGGTGGACATCCCCAAGGACGTGCTGCAGGAGATGACCTCGTTCTCCTGGCCGCCCGAGATGCGCCTGCCGGGTTACCGCCCGACGCTGCGCCCGCACGGCAAGCAGGTGCGCGAAGCCGCGAAGCTCATCGCGAACGCGCGCCGGCCCGTCCTCTACGTCGGCGGCGGCGTGATCAAGGCCGAGGCGTCGCAGCAGCTGCTGGAGCTGGCCGAGCTGACCGGCATCCCGGTCGCCACCACGCTGATGGCGCGCGGCGCGTTCCCCGACTCGCACCGCCAGCACGTCGGCATGCCGGGCATGCACGGCTCCGTCGCCGCGGTCGCGTCGATGCAGCGCTCCGACCTGCTGATCGCCCTCGGCGCCCGCTTCGACGACCGCGTGACCGGCGCGAAGTCGTCGTTCGCGCCCGACGCGAAGGTGATCCACGCCGACATCGACCCGGCCGAGATCTCCAAGAACCGCAAGGCGGACGTGCCGATCGTCGGCGACTGCAACGAGATCATCGGCGAGCTGATCGCCGCCGTGAAGGCCGAGTTCGAGCACGGGCACCGGCCGGACCTCACCGACTGGTGGACGCAGGTCGACTCGTGGCGCGACACCTACCCGGCCGGTTACGAGTGGCCCGACGACGGTTCGCTGTCGCCGCAGTACGTCATCGAGCGCATCGGCGAGCTCGCCGGTCCCGACGCGGTCTTCACCGCCGGCGTCGGCCAGCACCAGATGTGGGCCGCGCAGTTCGTGAAGTACGAGAAGCCGCGTACGTGGATCAACTCCGGTGGCCTCGGCACCATGGGCTTCGCCGTGCCGGCGGCCATGGGCGCGCAGTTCGGCCTGCCCGACACGCAGGTGTGGGCGATCGACGGCGACGGCTGCTTCCAGATGACCAACCAGGAGCTCGCCACGTGCGCCATCGAAGGCGCGCCGATCAAGGTCGCCGTGATCAACAACGGCAACCTGGGCATGATCCGCCAGTGGCAGAACCTCTTCTACTCGGAGCGGTACTCCAACAGCGACCTCGGTACCCACAAGCACCGCATCCCCGACTTCACGCTGCTGGCCGAGGCCCTCGGCTGCGCCGGGCTGCGCTGTGAAACCAAGGAGGACGTCGACGCGACGATCCGCCGCGCGATGGAGATCAACGACCGCCCCGTCGTGATCGATTTCGTCGTGGGGAAGGATGCCCAGGTGTGGCCGATGGTGGCCGCGGGCACCGGCAACGACGAGATCATGGCCGTCCGCGGCATCCGGCCGCTGTTCGACGACGACGAGGTTTCGCGGGAAGCCGTCGAGACCCTCGAAGCCGTCGAAGCCGCCGCGGAAGGAGAAGACCGATGA
- a CDS encoding PH domain-containing protein, which translates to MAEKEQDQRADEGRKAVFKIPSTAYMAIALLTVCVTPIALGEINGLQWLYIFPIALFVFVVRTRTTATREGLAVRTVFGKRDLPWSALKGLAITGKARVRAVLGDDTQVTLPTVRTRHLPVLALVSEGKIKDPSGVLSDEELKPAAENAAAKPAEKAPEQAPGAAPAETGGSAAEPSE; encoded by the coding sequence GTGGCCGAAAAAGAGCAGGACCAGCGCGCGGACGAAGGCCGGAAGGCCGTGTTCAAGATCCCCAGCACGGCGTACATGGCGATCGCGCTCCTGACCGTGTGTGTGACACCGATCGCACTCGGGGAGATCAACGGGCTGCAATGGCTGTACATCTTCCCGATCGCGCTGTTCGTCTTCGTCGTGCGCACGCGCACGACGGCGACGCGCGAGGGTCTGGCCGTGCGGACGGTGTTCGGCAAGCGCGACCTCCCGTGGTCGGCGCTGAAGGGACTCGCCATCACCGGCAAGGCGCGCGTGCGTGCCGTGCTGGGCGACGACACGCAGGTCACGTTGCCCACAGTGAGGACGCGTCACCTTCCGGTGCTCGCGCTCGTGAGCGAGGGGAAGATCAAGGACCCCTCGGGTGTGCTGAGTGACGAAGAGCTGAAGCCCGCCGCTGAAAATGCCGCCGCGAAGCCGGCCGAGAAGGCCCCAGAACAGGCTCCAGGGGCCGCCCCCGCCGAGACCGGCGGTTCCGCGGCCGAACCCAGTGAGTAG
- the ilvD gene encoding dihydroxy-acid dehydratase gives MPHLRSRTTTHGRNAAGARSLWRATGMTDSDFGKPIVAIANSYTQFVPGHVHLKDLGEIVAEAVKEAGGIAREFHTIAVDDGIAMGHSGMLYSLPSREIIADSVEYMVNAHQADALVCISNCDKITPGMLNAAMRLNIPTVFVSGGPMEAGKAVVVGGVAQAPTDLITAIAASASSEVDEDGLSEVERSACPTCGSCSGMFTANSMNCLTEALGLSLPGNGSTLATHAARRELFSGAGRTVIDLCKRWYGEDDESALPRSIATREAFENAMALDMAMGGSTNTVLHILAAAQEGEVDFTISDIDEIGRRVPCLSKVAPNSDYHMEDVHRAGGIPAILGELYRGGLLNTGVHSVHSPDLDSWLNEWDIRASAPSEKAVELFHAAPGGVRTTKAFSTENRWSSLDTDAAGGCIRDVEHAYTKDGGLAILRGNLAENGAVIKAAGIDEDLWHFEGPARVLESQEEAVSAILKKEIQPGEVLVIRYEGPAGGPGMQEMLHPTAFLKGSGLGKKCALITDGRFSGGSSGISVGHISPEAAAGGLIGLVENGDRIVLDIHERRLELLVDAEILAERRSKMEAAERPWQPKDRQRPITAALRAYARMATSADTGAVRDPNK, from the coding sequence GTGCCGCACCTCCGTTCCCGGACCACCACCCACGGCCGCAACGCGGCGGGCGCGCGCTCGCTCTGGCGCGCGACCGGGATGACCGACAGCGACTTCGGCAAGCCGATCGTCGCGATCGCCAACTCCTACACGCAGTTCGTGCCGGGCCACGTGCACCTCAAGGACCTCGGGGAGATCGTCGCCGAGGCCGTGAAGGAAGCCGGCGGCATCGCGCGCGAGTTCCACACGATCGCCGTCGACGACGGCATCGCGATGGGCCACTCGGGCATGCTCTACTCCCTGCCCTCGCGCGAGATCATCGCGGACTCCGTGGAGTACATGGTCAACGCGCACCAGGCCGACGCCCTCGTCTGCATCTCCAACTGCGACAAGATCACGCCGGGCATGCTCAACGCCGCCATGCGCCTCAACATCCCCACCGTGTTCGTTTCCGGCGGGCCGATGGAGGCCGGCAAGGCCGTGGTCGTCGGCGGCGTCGCCCAGGCGCCCACCGACCTGATCACCGCGATCGCCGCGTCGGCGAGCAGCGAGGTCGACGAGGACGGGCTGTCCGAGGTCGAGCGTTCGGCGTGCCCGACCTGCGGTTCCTGTTCCGGCATGTTCACCGCGAACTCCATGAACTGCCTCACCGAGGCGCTGGGCCTGTCTCTGCCGGGCAACGGCTCCACGCTGGCCACGCACGCCGCGCGCCGCGAGCTGTTCTCCGGCGCCGGGCGCACGGTCATCGACCTGTGCAAGCGCTGGTACGGCGAGGACGACGAGTCGGCGCTGCCCCGCTCGATCGCCACCCGCGAGGCGTTCGAGAACGCCATGGCGCTGGACATGGCCATGGGCGGCTCGACCAATACCGTGCTGCACATCCTCGCCGCCGCGCAGGAGGGCGAGGTCGACTTCACGATCAGCGACATCGACGAAATCGGCCGCCGCGTGCCGTGCCTGTCGAAGGTGGCGCCGAACTCCGATTACCACATGGAAGACGTCCACCGCGCCGGCGGCATCCCCGCCATCCTGGGCGAGCTCTACCGCGGTGGCCTGCTCAACACCGGCGTCCACTCGGTCCACTCCCCCGACCTCGACTCATGGCTGAACGAGTGGGACATCCGCGCTTCGGCTCCGTCGGAGAAGGCGGTGGAGCTGTTCCACGCGGCGCCGGGCGGGGTGCGCACCACCAAGGCGTTTTCCACGGAGAACCGCTGGTCGTCGCTCGACACCGACGCTGCGGGCGGCTGCATCCGCGACGTCGAGCACGCGTACACGAAGGACGGCGGCCTCGCGATCCTGCGCGGCAACCTCGCCGAGAACGGCGCCGTGATCAAGGCCGCCGGCATCGACGAGGACCTGTGGCACTTCGAGGGCCCGGCGCGGGTGCTCGAGAGCCAGGAGGAGGCCGTGTCGGCGATCCTCAAGAAGGAGATCCAGCCGGGCGAGGTGCTGGTCATCCGCTACGAGGGCCCTGCCGGCGGGCCGGGCATGCAGGAGATGCTGCACCCCACCGCGTTCCTCAAGGGCTCGGGCCTGGGCAAGAAGTGCGCGCTGATCACGGACGGCCGCTTCTCCGGCGGTTCGTCGGGCATCTCCGTCGGCCACATCTCCCCGGAGGCGGCGGCGGGCGGTCTGATCGGCCTGGTCGAGAACGGCGACCGCATCGTGCTGGACATCCACGAGCGGCGCCTCGAGCTGCTCGTCGACGCCGAGATCCTGGCGGAGCGCCGCTCGAAGATGGAAGCCGCGGAGCGGCCGTGGCAGCCGAAGGACCGTCAGCGCCCCATCACGGCGGCGCTGCGGGCGTACGCCCGGATGGCGACCTCGGCCGACACGGGTGCGGTGCGGGACCCGAACAAGTGA
- a CDS encoding DoxX family protein, whose translation MTSQGDDYQTGLLSGVEDSTSHDDEVRQGGLGLGLLILRVGLAVIVGAHGLQHLFGAFGGPGITGFAHVLETFGYHKQTTLLSWITGIVELGGSALLLVGLFTPLAAAGILGVAANVVFAKFRGGFFEGDGRGWEFELLIGIVALALIFTGAGRISLERNTPWRRRPLPLGIVSLLLAAAASVVVIVLAR comes from the coding sequence GTGACCAGTCAAGGGGATGACTACCAGACCGGCCTGCTGTCCGGGGTCGAGGACTCGACGAGCCACGACGACGAAGTGCGCCAGGGCGGCCTCGGCCTCGGCCTGCTGATCCTGCGCGTGGGGCTGGCCGTGATCGTGGGGGCCCACGGCCTGCAGCACCTGTTCGGCGCGTTCGGCGGACCCGGGATCACGGGGTTCGCGCACGTGCTCGAGACGTTCGGGTACCACAAGCAGACCACGCTGCTGTCCTGGATCACCGGCATCGTCGAGCTCGGCGGCAGCGCGCTGCTGCTCGTGGGCCTCTTCACGCCGCTCGCGGCCGCCGGCATCCTGGGCGTCGCCGCGAACGTCGTCTTCGCGAAGTTCCGCGGCGGCTTCTTCGAGGGTGATGGCCGCGGCTGGGAGTTCGAGCTCCTCATCGGCATCGTCGCGCTCGCCCTGATTTTCACCGGCGCCGGGCGTATCTCCCTGGAGAGGAACACTCCGTGGCGCAGGCGGCCGCTACCCCTGGGCATCGTCTCGCTGTTGCTGGCCGCGGCGGCGTCGGTGGTGGTCATCGTTTTGGCGCGCTGA